Proteins from one Nyctibius grandis isolate bNycGra1 chromosome 2, bNycGra1.pri, whole genome shotgun sequence genomic window:
- the IGSF5 gene encoding immunoglobulin superfamily member 5 translates to MERFQKFILLPLILTASLTGLGFCYSIINGPTNATVLAGSEARFNCTVSVGWVILIWLSNGNPVLTVINSQGAVETSDRYTSQNYTSSDGFTSELIIHNTQLSDSGKIECSTQQPSESSFAFLSVQVNGSLFIKNSTLTVKENKTVEIVCEALGWAPAPDITWMTNDSFIDKSRYVTQQSQGSNDLHNALSILTLTPMDTEILTCLADIEALPNPQNATVTVIFVSSAIENDYSEDSRSTWVIVLAVVLSVVGVILLIVIIVVVVRCCCLKKKGSTYQNEIRKVSSEKKKDGNLENRQRHGSENQGYIPEELWNIEPIPRITSLPPMSSKFTVPAADLHTSSAPKVRPQRRTDYLISPKKIRNVTLV, encoded by the exons ATGGAGAGGTTCCAGAAATTCATTTTACTTCCTCTCATCCTAACTGCCTCACTAACAG gtCTTGGCTTTTGTTACTCTATAATAAATGGCCCTACTAATGCAACGGTCCTTGCTGGTTCAGAAGCCCGCTTTAACTGCACTGTGTCAGTAGGATGGGTAATACTCATTTGGCTGTCCAATGGAAATCCTGTCCTCACTGTCATCAATTCTCAAGGCGCTGTTGAAACATCAGACCGCTACACCTCTCAAAATTATACCAGTAGCGATGGGTTTACCTCGGAGCTGATCATCCACAACACACAGTTGAGTGACTCTGGAAAAATTGAATGCAGCACCCAGCAACCTAGTGAGAgcagctttgcatttctttctgttcaag TTAATGGATCTTTATTCATCAAAAATAGCACCTTAacagtaaaagagaacaaaacagttGAAATTGTTTGTGAAGCCTTAGGATGGGCTCCAGCTCCAGACATTACCTGGATGACAAATGACTCTTTCATTGATAAGTCGAGGTATGTTACCCAGCAAAGTCAAGGATCTAATGACCTCCACAATGCCCTGAGCATCCTAACTTTGACTCCGATGGACACTGAGATCTTGACTTGTTTAGCTGACATAGAAGCACTCCCTAACCCTCAGAATGCAACCGTAACTGTTATTTTTGTCAGCTCTGCTATAG AAAATGACTACAGTGAAGACAGCAGAAGCACGTGGGTTATTGTACTTGCAGTTGTGCTTTCAGTTGTTGGTGTTATTCTTCTGATCGTTATTATTGTGGTTGTTGTACGCTGCTGCTGCCTAAAGAAGAAAG gatCTACGTATCAAAATGAAATAAG AAAAGTTtcatctgagaagaaaaaagacgGCAATTTGGAAAACAGACAAAGGCATGGTAGCGAAAATCAGGGATACATTCCAGAGGAACTGTGGAACATAGAACCAATCCCAA GAATTACCTCTCTTCCCCCAATGTCTTCAAAGTTCACTGTCCCTGCTGCAGATTTACATACCAGTTCTGCACCAAAG